CGCCAGGAAATACGGCATCCCCGTGAAGCCCGTGATCAACCCCGCCGAAGGGGAACCGCTTGACGGAGACACCATGGAAAGGGCCTTCGAGGATGACGGAATCACCTGCAACTCGGGGCAGTTCGACGGCCTTCCCACGTCGCAGGCGATCCCCGGGATGATCGACTGGGGCGTTCAGAAGGGATTCTGCACCAGGGAAGTGAACTTCAGAATCCGGGACTGGCTCATTTCCCGGCAGAGATACTGGGGAGCCCCCATTCCCGTGGTCTACTGCGAACACTGCGGTGTGGTACCCGTTCCGGAAGAGGAGCTTCCGGTGCTTCTTCCCGACAACGTGAAGATAACCGAGGTCGGTAAGTCGCCCCTTGCCGAGGACAGTGAATGGCTTTCCGTGCCCTGCCCGAAATGCGGCCGTCCGGGGCGCCGGGAAGCGGACACCATGGATACGTTCATCTGCTCCTCCTGGTACTTCTTCCGGTACTGTTCGCCCAGGAACGACGGCGAGGTGTTCTCGAAAGAAGAGGCAGCCTACTGGATGCCCGTGGACCAGTATATCGGCGGCATCGAGCACGCCTGTCTCCACCTGATCTATGCCCGGTTCTTCACCAAGTTTTTCGCCGACATCGGGCTGAGCACCGCCCGGGAGCCCTTTACCAACCTCCTGACCCAGGGCATGGTCATCAAAGACGGCGCAAAAATGTCCAAATCCCTGGGGAACGTGGTCGATCCCGATGAAATCATCTCGCGGTACGGTGCGGACACGGCACGGCTCTTTATTCTTTTTGCCGCTCCTCCCGCCAATGACCTCGACTGGTCGGAGCGGGGAGTGGAGGGGGCCCACCGGTTCCTCAACCGGGTATGGCGCCTCGTTGAGGAGAATCTCCAGGTTCTGGGGAAACCCGGTCCGGCCGGGCCGGTACCCATGAAAGACCTGAAGGAACCCCGTCTTCGGGATCTCAAGAGAAAAATCCACACCACCATCAGGGACGTGACCAGGGACATCGACCAGGAAAAACAGTTCAACACCGCCGTGGCCCGCCTCATGGAGCTCCTGAACGCCCTCGGTTCCTTCAGGCCCGGGAGCGACGAAGAACATGCGCTGTTCCTCGAGGGAGTCGAGGTCCTTCTTTCCTGCCTGAATCCCTTCTGCCCCCATCTTACGGAAGAGCTGTGGGAGATGACGGCACACGGAGAACCGCTCGCGAAACTTCCATGGCCTTCGGCGGAAGAAGAGGCTCTCGAGGCCGATACGGTCACCGTGGTGGTGCAGATCAACGGCAAAGTCCGGGAAAAGACGGAATTTCCCGCAGGGCTCGGCGAAGAGGAACTGAAGCGCATGGCCCTCGAACTCCCCGGAGTGGCGAAACGGATCGAGGGACTGGAGATCGTCAGGATCATCACTGTTCCCGACAGGCTCGTCAACGTGGTGGTGAAGGGGTAGTGCCCAGGCTGAAGGCGCTGACCACGTCCGGTGCCGCCGGGCGGCAGCTCCTGGAGGACACCCTCGCCGCTCTCGCGGCGGAGGGATACACCCGTTCCGGGGTCTCCGAAGGAGGCGAATGGTCCGCTCTTATTTCCGCGGGCAGGACGGGCAGCCTGTTCGATGAAAAACGGGTG
This DNA window, taken from Aminivibrio pyruvatiphilus, encodes the following:
- the leuS gene encoding leucine--tRNA ligase — translated: MGYDFQSIEKKWQHTWENEGTFNADADPSREKFYCLEMFPYPSGALHMGHLRNYSIGDMLTRFLWKKGLNVLHPIGFDAFGMPAENAAMKYNTPAAEWTWRNIEHMTEQLKHMGCSYDWRRRVETCNPDYYRWTQWIFLQFFKKGLAYRKNAPVNWCSSCSTVLANEQVINDGHCWRCGTPVVKRNLEQWFLRITDYAQELLDDLENLPGWPERVKIMQRNWIGRSEGARLSFTEKTTGESIETFTTRFDTIFGVTFLALAPEHPFVQKIISLSPEGDRISAFVQKCVSQSSIERTAVGGEKEGIFTGFSAVNPVTGEEFPILIANYILMDYGTGAIMGVPAHDQRDFEFARKYGIPVKPVINPAEGEPLDGDTMERAFEDDGITCNSGQFDGLPTSQAIPGMIDWGVQKGFCTREVNFRIRDWLISRQRYWGAPIPVVYCEHCGVVPVPEEELPVLLPDNVKITEVGKSPLAEDSEWLSVPCPKCGRPGRREADTMDTFICSSWYFFRYCSPRNDGEVFSKEEAAYWMPVDQYIGGIEHACLHLIYARFFTKFFADIGLSTAREPFTNLLTQGMVIKDGAKMSKSLGNVVDPDEIISRYGADTARLFILFAAPPANDLDWSERGVEGAHRFLNRVWRLVEENLQVLGKPGPAGPVPMKDLKEPRLRDLKRKIHTTIRDVTRDIDQEKQFNTAVARLMELLNALGSFRPGSDEEHALFLEGVEVLLSCLNPFCPHLTEELWEMTAHGEPLAKLPWPSAEEEALEADTVTVVVQINGKVREKTEFPAGLGEEELKRMALELPGVAKRIEGLEIVRIITVPDRLVNVVVKG